One Bacillota bacterium DNA window includes the following coding sequences:
- a CDS encoding helix-turn-helix transcriptional regulator translates to MSAAGPPEPRHGLTQEDLADKVDVSRQTIISIESGRYNPSITLAYKIARVFGQSIEEVFLRETEVKGERSNVSLPR, encoded by the coding sequence ATTTCCGCGGCAGGACCGCCCGAACCGCGGCACGGGTTGACCCAGGAGGACTTGGCCGACAAGGTCGACGTCTCGCGCCAGACGATCATCTCGATCGAGTCCGGCCGCTACAACCCATCAATCACCCTGGCTTACAAGATCGCCAGGGTCTTCGGCCAGTCCATCGAAGAGGTCTTCCTCCGCGAGACCGAGGTGAAAGGAGAAAGGTCAAATGTTAGTCTTCCAAGATGA